AGGACGAGGCCGACCACGCCGCGCAGCACCTGCGGCGTGTTCGTCGGCAGGTGGAACTGCTGCGCGCCGATGTTGATCCACATGTTCTCGGTGCCGACCATCACGTAGGGGTCGCGCGTGAGCCCGAGCCCCGTCACGTAGAAGGCGGTCGCGGTCCGTTGGTCGGGCACCCACACGTTGACGTGCTCGAGTGCCAGGATGTTGCCGAGGTCCTGGCGGCGCCGGTCGTACGCCTCAGCCATCGCGAGCGCCCCCCTCTTTCACGATCTCCGGCAGCTCGACCTCGAGGACGAGCGGTCCGCCCGGCCTGATCCGGGCGCCCCCCCCCCCGGTCACCGTACACAGAGTCGGACGGGCACGCCAGCCGGTTCTCGGCCGGGCTCACGCCGAGCGACCGGGCAAGCCACCCGGTCAGTCATTCCGGGATCCCGCATCTCAGTCCGGCCACCGAGGGCGCCCCACTCGCGGTCGAGCTGCTCCCCCATGGCCGTCTCCACCACGCCCGAGCGCGTGAGGCTCACCACGCCTGCCTTGGAGGCCGAGCAGGGCATCATCAGGTGATTGCCGCCCCGGTATGCCGCGATGGAGGCCGTGGTGCTTCGCGATAAACTCCCTCATGGCGGTTCCGGACCTCCTTGGATGCTCTGGTCGATGGCCACCAACATCCTACAAGGCTTGGAACCGCCATCCCCGTGCGACCTCCGATGCGAATCCCGACAACGAGAGCACTCCGGTCACCCTCGCAACAAAGATCGTTGGGGCGCGGCGGGCCATCAGAGTCCCAGCCATGGCGTGCGCGGTCAGCCGTCTTGGCCCCAGCACGCTCCCCTGATGTCCGCCGTGGTCCCGGCCTTCCCGTCCATGAGGTAGCCGAGACCGAGCTGTAATCCTGGTCGCAAGATCCCTCGGGTTTGGTTGCGCCCGTCAGGCCGCGCTGTGCTCACAGCATCCTCGGCGCTCCGTGCGAGTCCTTTTCGGGCTGACGACGATGTTCGGGCGCCCCGGGCCCTGGGGCGAGGGTCCGAGAGGCGCAGCAAGCCACGATCACGAGTCGAGACGTGGCTCGGCTGCGGGGCGGTGATCTTGCGGAGGCCGAAGCGGGATTCATCGGGACGGCTCCGACGCGGAAGGGGGTCCCGTGGGCGATGGTGTAGTAGGATGCTGAGGCGTGGACGCCGGTGGACGCGGGCTGCCGCCCCGTGCCGCTTTGGGCGGGGAAGGTATCGATGGAACACCGGAACTTGGAGGGTCGGACGCCACGAATTCCTTGCCTTCGACCAACCGACACGCGAGTTGCGGGGCGCCGGAGGCGGGCGCGAGGGCTGCCGGCGCCCCGCGGCATGCCTGACCGCGCCATGACGGACCGCGACACGGTCCTCGTGATCGACGACAACGAGCGCCTCGCCGCGACCTTGCGCTCCTTCGTCGAGGAGCGGGGTTACGGGGCCGTCGCGGCCCACACGGGCCGGGACGGGCTGCGCGCGCTCCGCGAGCATCCCGTCTCCCTCATCCTGCTGGACCTGCTCCTTCCCGATGTCGACGGGATCAGCGTCCTCAGGGAGGCGCAGCGGATCGCACCGACCGTGGACGTCATCATCGTCACCGGCCACGCCACGCTCGACTCGGCGGTGGCCGCCGTCGAGGCGGGGGCGGCAGGATACGTGCTCAAGCCGCTGGACCTCGCGCGGCTGGGGGCGCTCGTGGACCGGACGCTCGAGCGCCAGCGCCTGCAGCGCGAGAACGTCAGGCTGCAGGCCGAGGCTGCCGAGCGTCTCCGCGAGGCCGAGGCCCTGCTCGAGATCTCGGGTGCTCTCACCTCGGCGCTGGATCTCCCGGAGGCCCTGAGGCGCTGCTGCCGGACGCTCGCGAGGCTCACCGGGGTGGACACGGCTGCGGCGTATCTGCACGACCGGGAGACGGACCTGCTGCACCCCGTCGCCGGGTACCACGTCCCGCAGGCGGACCGCGACGGCGTTCCCATTCCGGTCAAGGACCAGGGCTTCTCCCTGCCGGTATGGGAGTCGCGCCGGCCCGTGTGGTCGGTCGATATCCCCGGAGACCCCCGCTTCGCGCGCACGCTGTTCCGCTCCAGCCGGCCTGCGTCCGGCGTGCTCCTGCCGCTGATGATCGACGACGAGGTGGCAGGCGCCTTCTACCTGGTCTGGTGGAAGGAGAGCCGCCGGCTCGCGGAGCGCGAGCTCGGGCTTCTCGAGCACGTGAGCCGGCAGGCCTCGCTCCTGCTCCGGAACGTCCGGCTCTACACGCAGGGCGAGGCCGACCGCAGGCGGCTCCAGGCGCTCCACGAGGTGTCGCGGAAGCTCGCCGAGGTCCACGACGCCGACGAGGTGCTGTCCCTCCTCGTCGCGGAGGCCACGAGACTGCTCGCGGCCGAGGCGGCGGGGATCAGGCTGCTCGAGGGCGACGAGCTGGTGGCGGTGGCGCGCAGCGAGCTCGCCATGGTACTGATGTCCCGCCTCCGGATCAAGGTGGGCGAGAGCCTGAGCGGCCGGGTCGTGGCCACGGGCGAGCCCATCGCCGTGGAGGACATGGGGGAGGACACCCGCCACGACATGACCCACAAGCAGGCGGCGCTGCGCCTGGGCTTTCACAGCTACCTGGGTGTCCCCATGAGGGCTCGGGGCCGCACCCTCGGCGCGCTCAACGTCTATGCCAGGGCCCGGCGCCGCTTCTCGCCCGGCGATGTGGGGTTGCTGTCGTCCTTCGCCGATCAGGCATCACTGGCCATCGAGAAGGCGCGGCTGCTGCGGGAGACGCAGGCGGGGCGGGAGCTGCTGGAGCGCCTCCATGGCGTCGTGCTCGCGATGCAGGAGTCCGCGGCGCCCGCGGACCGGGTGCAGGCCTTCGCCAGGGCCGTTCGCGAGGTGATCGGCTTCGACCGCGCGGCGGTGTTCCTGGCGAGCGCCGACGGGGCCGCGCTGACGCTGGCGGCGGTTCAGGGCGAAGGGGCCGAGGTGCCGCCGACCAGCCTGCCGGTCTCTCCGGCGGCCGGGCCGCTCTACGAGGTGCTCCGGACCCGCCGGCCCCTGGCGGTCCTCAGCGCCGAGGCCCTGGCAGCGGCTCCCCCGCTGGATCCGGGCCGCCTGGCCCACCCCTTTCTGCGCACGGCGCGCTTCGTGGTGGCGCCGATCATGGTGGGCGAGGTGGTGATCGGCGTCGCCACGGCCGATAACAAGCCGAGCCGCCGGCCCATCCCGCCCGCGAGCGTCGGGCCCTTCGGGCTCCTCTGCCAGCAGCTCGGGGCTGTCCTGCACGAGGCCCGGCTCTACGAGGAGACCCGCACCCAGCACGCCCGGCTCGCCCAGATCCTCGAGTCCACCTCCGACGGCGTCATGCTCGTGGGACGCCACGGGCGCATCGAGGCGGCGAACCGACGCGCCGGCGAGATGCTGGGCTTCGAGCCTGCGGAGGTCGTGGGCGTGGGGCTCGACGAGCTCCTGACCGGCTACCGGAGCTTGCTCGGGGGGTGGGAGGAAGCGCGCGCCGCGCTCATGGCGCTGCTGGGTAATCCCGAGCGGGGCGGCGAGGGGGACTTGGAGCTCCAGCCCCGGCAGCGGACAATCCACTGGGTGGGGCGGCCCACGCGAGACGCCTCCGGAGCCACGGTGGGGCTCACGCTCACCTTGAACGACGTGACGCAGGAGCGTGAGGTGAGCCGGATGAAGTCGGACTTCGTGTCCTTCGTCACCCACCAGCTCCGGACGCCGCTGGCCGGCATGCGGTGGCTCCTGGAGCTGGCGCTCCAGGAGCCGGGGGTTCCGGAGGAGACGGGCTCCATGCTGCGTGACGCTCAGGAGGCCAACCAGCGTCTCATCTCCCTCGTCAACGATCTGCTCGATGTCTCCCGCCTCGAGAGCGGCAAGCTCTCGCTGTCGCCGGAGGCGACGGACCTGGGGCAGATGACCCGCAGCGTGCTCGACGAGCTGGCGCCGCTGGCGCGGAACAAGAGGCATCGGGTGGAACTGGCGGCGGGGGATGGGCTGCCGTCCGTGATGGTGGACCCGGGCCTCATGCGCCAAGCGGTGCTGAACCTCCTCTCCAACGCCGTGAAGTACACGCCGGCCGGCGGGGAGATCCAGGTATCGATCGTCCGCGCGGGGGTAGCGCTGCTGTGGGCCGTCCGGGACAGCGGCATCGGGATCCCCGCCGAGAGCCAGGGGCGCCTCTTCGAGAAGTTCTACCGGGCCGACAATGCCGTCGTCCTGGAGACCGAGGGCACCGGCCTCGGGCTCTACCTGGTGCGGCTCATCGTCGAGCGCTCCCGCGGCCGGGTGTGGTGTGAGTCGGAGCCGGGCCGCGGATCGGTGTTCAAGTTCACCATTCCCCTGATCGAGCGAGGGTGATCTCCATGTCCGGACAGCGTCTCCTGGTGGTCGAAGACGACCGGTTCCTCCGGCGGGCCTGCGAGAAGAGCCTGCGTCAGCGCGGCTACGTGGTCAGCGTGGCAGCGGACGGGGAGGAGGGGCTGCGGCTTGCCCGGGCGGAGCTCCCGGACCTCGTGCTGCTGGACGTGCTCATGCCCAGGATGACGGGGGTGGAGGTGCTCAGGGCGCTGCGGGAGGCCGAGGCCACACGGGGGATGAGGGTGCTCGTGCTGTCCAACTCCTCCCGCGAGGAAGACATGGCGGAGATCGGACGGCTGGGGGTGGCAGGCTACTGGGTGAAGGCCAATCTCTCGCTCCAGGAGCTCGGCGACCTGGTAGCGCGAGTCCTCGAGAGCTGATGCCGTGGGCCGCCCAGGCCAGAGGACGATCCTCCTCGTGGAGGACGACCGCTTCCTCAGGAAGGCGGCCGAGGCGGCGCTCCGCCAGGCCGGCTTCGCCGTGGTGACGGCCGCCGACGGGGAGCAGGCGCTCAGCGTGGCGAGGGCGGAGGCTCCAGACCTGATCCTGCTCGACGTAATCATGCCCAAGCTCCAGGGTTTCGAGGTGCTGGCAGCGCTCAAGCACGACGCCCGGACGGCGCCAATCCCCGTCCTCATGCTGAGCAACCTGGGGCAGGAGCAGGACGTCAGGCGCGCCATGGACGGCGGGGCCGCCGACTACCTCATCAAGGCGAACCTGTCGCTCCAGGCCCTGGTCAAACGGGTCCAGCAGGGGTTGGCGGGGGGCGCGGGCTAGCGGGCGCATGCGGGGCGCACGGCGCCGCGGGCGCGGGCGTCCAGTCGTATAATTACATGATGCGCACCTGGGACGACGTCCTGGACCGGCTGGTGCGCCACGTGGGCGGCAGGCGCGTGCTGGCGTTGCCGTTCCTGCGCGCCCTCGCGGTGGTCGCTGGCGTCACCTGGGTCCTCCTCACGCCCCAGTCGCATCCCCGCTGGGCCAGCCTCGTGGTGGCGGTCTCGGGGTTCCTCTGCTACAGCGTGGTCCTCGACCTGGGGCTCTGGCTCCGGCCCGCGCTGGTGCTGCGGCTCAACCTCCTGGTCCTGCTGGCCGACCTGGGTTTCGCGCTCACCCTCATCGGGCTGGCCGGAGCGGGCAGTACGCTCTTCCTGGCCCTCCTGCTGATCGCCGGGATCCAGTCCTACTACTACGGCACCCGGCGGGGCGTCGTGGTCGCCGCGGCCTCGTCCCTTGCCTACCTCGCGGTGGTGTGGCCGACCATCGACGAGATCGAGTGGGCGAACATCGCGATCCGGATCACCATGCTGCTCGGCACCGCCATCGGCGTAGGGATCCTGGCCCAGATCGAGGACGCCGAGCGGCTCAAGGTGGCCGTGCTCACGGCCGAGGCGCGGACGCGTGAGCGCTTCATCCGGAGCGTCGTGGAGAGCCTCCGCGAGGGGGTCGTCGCCCTCGGCCCCGACGGCTGTGTCCTCGCCTGGAACGCGGCCATGGAGGCACGCCACGGGATTGCGGAGGCCGACGTCGTCGGCAAGAAGTACGAGGATCTCTTCCCGGCCGCGCGGCGGGAGTCGCTCGGGCGCGCCATCGGGCGGCTCCTGCGGGGGGAGGTCGAGGGCTTCACCGTGGAGGCGGTGGAATTCGAGACATCGCCGGGCGGAACCGTCATCGCGAACGTGAAGGGGAGCCTCCTCCGTCAGCGCGGACGGCCCGCGGGCGCCGTGTTGCTGGTGGAGGACATCACCGACCGCATGGGCTTCGAGCGGTCGGCGCGCCAAGCCGAGAAACTGGCGGCGCTCGGGACCCTCGCCGCCGGGCTCGCCCACGAGCTGAACAACCCCATCGGCATCATCTCGTCACGGATCGAGTTGATGCTGCTCGACGCCGAGTCGCGCCCGCTGCCCGGGGAGGTGCGCAAGGACCTGGAGGTCCTGCACCGGAACGCGCAGCGGGTGGCCCGCATCGCCCAGGGGCTGCTGTCCTTCGCCCGGCAGTCGCCCGGCGAGCAGGCCCCGGTGGACGTCAACGACGTCGTGGAGGAAACCTTGCTCCTCGTGGACCGGCAGATCTCCAAGCACGGCATCGCGCTCAAGCGGAACCTCACACCCGGACTGCCGCTGGTCCGCGGGGACGGCAATGCCCTCCAGCAGGTGGTGCTGAACCTCGTGACCAACGCCCGGGATGCGCTCGCCGGAGGCGGTGAGATCGTGGTCGAGACCTGCGCGGTGCCCGGGCGGCCCGCGGCCGTGCAGGTGGTCGTCCGGGACACCGGCCCAGGCATCCCGCCGGAGACCATTCCCCGGATCTTCGACCCCTTCTTCACCACCAAGACCAACGGCACGGGCCTGGGGCTGTCCATCTCCCACGGCATCGTGCGGGACCATGGGGGCACGCTCGACGTGGAATCGCAGCCTGGGAAGGGCGCCACGTTCATCATCACCTTTCCGGGCATCGCCGCCGAAGGCCGGGCATGACGGCTCGCCGCGTGCTGATCGTGGACGACGAGGCCGACATGGTGGAGAACTGCGCGCGCATCCTGCGGCGCTCGGGACTCAGGTGCCTCACTGCGCTGGACCCGAAGGAAGGGCTCGCGCTGGTGGAGACGGAGCGCCCGGACGTGCTCCTGACCGACCTGAAGATGCCCGGCATGGACGGTCTCGAGCTTCTCCGCCGGGCCCGGGAGGTGGACCCCACGCTGCCCGTCATCCTGATCACCGCCTTCGCCACCATCGAGTCTGCCGTGGCCGCCATCAAGGAAGGGGCCTGCGACTACCTGCCCAAGACCTTCTCGGTGGACCAGCTGACCCTGACGGTGGAGCGCGCGCTCAGGCAGCGCCAGCTCCAGGAGGAGAACCGGAACCTGCGGGAGCAGCTGCAGGAGGCCTTCGGGCTCGAGAACCTCGTGGGCCGCAGCGCGGCGATGGTGCAGGTGTTCGAGCTGATCAAGAAAGCGGCGCGTTCTGAGGCCAACATCCTCATCCTCGGCGAGTCCGGTACCGGCAAGGAGCTCGTGGCGCGGGCCGTGCATGCCAACAGCCCGCGCGCGACGCGCCCCTTCGTGCCCGTGGACTGCGCCTCGCTGCCCGAGAATCTGCTGGAGTCCGAGCTGTTCGGTCACGAGAAGGGCGCCTTCACGGGGGCCATCAGGACCAAGCCCGGCCTCATGGAGACGGCCGACGGCGGCACGCTGTTCCTCGACGAGATCGCCGAGCTGCCTCTGGGCCTTCAGGTCAAGCTGCTCCGCGCGCTCCAGGAGCGCCAGGTCCGCCGAGTGGGCGGGACGGCGGTGTTGGACGTGGATGTCCGTGTCGTCTCCGCCACGAACCGGGACCTCCGCGAGTCCGTGGCCAAGGGGCAGTTCCGGGAGGAGCTGTACTACCGGGTCAACGTCATCGAGATCCGACTCCCTCCGCTGCGCGATCGGCTCGGCGACCTCAAGCTCCTGGCCCACACCTTTCTCAAGAAGTACGGGCAGGAGCGGTTCGGGGGCTTCGAGCCTGACACCCTGGCGACTCTCGAGGCCTACCAGTGGCCGGGCAACGTGAGGGAGCTCCAGAACATCGTCGAGCGGGCCTGCGCCCTGGCCGATGGCGACCGGATCACCCTCCGGGATCTTCCCGACCACATCCTGTCCGGCGGCCGGCGCCATGAGGCGCAGCCGGGGCGCTCCGTGGCAACCGGCGTCGCCGAGCCGCTGACCTCCGGGGCGGACCTTCCCCTCAAGGAGGCCAAGGAGCGCTGGCTGCACGTGCTTGAGGGCTCCTACCTGCGCGACCTGCTGGAGCGCCACGGAGGTAATATCTCCGCCGCAGCCAAGGCGGCCGGCATCGATCGGAAGACCTTCCACCGCCTGATCAGCAAGTACCAGATCAAGTGACGCCCCGTACCGCGGACGAGCGACCGTCACAGGAGGCTGGAATTCGCCGGGGCGGTGTTGTCCCACCGGGGAGCCTGGGTCCCACCGGGTCGCCTGCGGTTGCGCCGCAACGATTCGTCTTCATTGACGTTCAGCAGCTGGCACCCCTGTTGCTAGGTGACTTGCCAGGGTAGGGGATGACGCTGAGCAGCGCGAGGAGGCGGCCATGAAGGTCGAACGAATCCTGGTTCCGCTCGATGGGTCCTTGCTCGCGGAAGCGGCGATCAAGACAGCCGTGGAGTTCGCGCGGGACGGGGCGGCAGCCGTCGTGCTCCTGAGAGCTGCCGAGGCGCACACCCTGCCCGGGGCAGACCCCACGGAGGCGCAGGTGGCAGTGGTGCGCGAGGCCGAGGAGTACCTGGCGGCAGTGGCGGCCCGGCTCGCCGGGCAGGGCGTGAAAGGCATCGAGACGTCGGTGTGGTACGGGCCTCCGGCGACGGCCATCCTCGAGGCCACCCGGCTGCAGAAGGTGGACCTCATCGTGATGACGACCCACGGCCGGAGCGGACTCGGGCGGCTCATTCTCGGCAGCGTGGCGGAGTCCGTCCTGCGCGGCACCGCGACGCCCGTCCTGCTGCTGCGGGCGCCTGGCGCGCCGGTGGAGGCGCCCCAGGGCGCTGGGCAGGCGCGGCCTGGCCGGGAGGTGACCCGTGTATAGCCTCGCGGTCGTTCCGCTGGATGGCTCGCCGGTGGCGGAGGCAATCATCCCCTTCGTGCTGGAGATCGCGGGACCGCTGGACCTGGAGATCGCCCTGGTTCGCGTGCTGCAGCCGGTGCCGCCCCAGGTTATCGAGGGATCGCGGCACGTGGTGGTGGAGGACGTGCAGGCCAGGCGGCTCGACGCCCAGGAGTACCTGGCAGCCCTGGCGGCGGAACTGCGCGCCAAGGGCGTCCGGGCCCAGACGCACGTGCGGCGAGGCGACCCGCCGGCCGAGATCGTCGCCTGCGCCAGAGAGATCGGTGCCGACCTGATCGCGATGACGACTCATGGGCGCAGCGGCCTGGGCCGGCTGGTGTTCGGCTCGGTGGCGGAGGCGGTGCTGCGCCACTCGCACCTGCCGGTGTTCCTCATGCGGATGACCGAGGCCGAGGTGGAGCGGAGGGTCGGCCGGGAGGTCGCGGGTTGATCGCAACCGATCTGCTGTCGGTGGAGGGGATCAGACGGGGACTGCAGGCCGCCACGGTGGGACGGCAGCTCTACCTTTTCGGCGAGGTAGAGTCCACGAACGTCGCGCTCAGAAGGCTGGCGCGCGAGGGGGCGGTGGAGGGGACGGCGGTGCTGGCCGAGGCGCAGCGCGCGGGCCGGGGCCGCCTCGGGCGCCAGTGGTTCTCTCCCAGCGGCGTGAACCTCTACGCCTCCGTGCTCTTCCGGCCGCGCTTCGCGCCCCGGCAGGCGCCGTGCTTCTCGTTCATCGCCTCGCTTGCGGCTGCCGATGCGGTGAAGGAGCTCGGGCCGAGCCCGGCCATCAAGTGGCCCAACGATGTGCTGGTGGAGCGGAAGAAGGTGGCGGGCTCCCTCGTGGAGTGCGTGACCCGGGGGGACGAGATCGAGTGCCTGATCCTCGGCGTCGGCATCAACGTCAATGTCCCGCTGCCCGTGCTTCGCGCGGCGCTGGGGCCCGCGGGCGCAAACGCCACCTCCCTGGCCGCGGTGCTCGGCCGCGAGGTGGACCGCAACGCCCTGGCTGCCTCCTACCTCACGCATCTCGACGCGTGGGCCCGCCGCCACCAGGCGGAGGGGGCCGAGCCGATCGTCGCCGCCTGGCGCGAGCGGGACATCCTCACCGGCCGCCGCGTCGAGATCAGGGGCGAGGGCGAGCACTTCGAGGGCCGGGCCGTGGGAGTCGACGGAGACGGCCACTTGCTGGTGGACGACCCCCACGGACGGCGCCATCTCGTGCTGACCGAGGAGGTCAGGATCCTCGAGTAGGGGCGCCGAGAAGAGGAGCTGCACGATGAGCACGATTCGCCGCATCCTGCACCCGACGGATTTCTCCAAGGCCTCGGGCGCGGCCTTCGCCCGGGCGGTGGAGATGGCGCGGACCAACCGCGCCGAGCTCCTGGTGGCCCACGTGCTGACGCCGGCCGTGCCCATGGTCGGCGACGGATATGTCTCCCCGAAGGTCTACCAAGAGATCGAGGCCTCCGCCCGCGCGGCGGGCCAGAAGCACCTGGGCGCGCTGGTGGCCAAGGCCAAGAAGGCTGGTGCGCGGGCCAAGGGGCTCCTGCTCGAGGGCGTCCCGCACGACCGCATCGTGCGTGCCGCCAAAGCCAAGCGCGTGGACCTGGTCGTCATGGGAACCCATGGCCGGACCGGGCTCGCCAGGTTCTTCCTGGGCAGCGTGGCCGAGCGCGTGGTCGCCATGGCGAGCTGCCCCGTGCTCACGGTGCGGGGCAAGTAGGAGTGTGGGCATGAGGCGCGGCACCGCCCGGGTGGCGCGGGTGAGCCTCCTGGGAGTCGCCGCGCGGGGGCCCGACGCGCAAGGTGGGTAGCGCGGCGGGCACCATCAGCGCGGAGGGACTCGCGCGATATCTCCGGGGAGTCCTCGGCGGGCCGGTCGAGGTGCTCGCGCTCAGACCGCTCAAGGCGGCGGCGGCCGCACCGGGGGATCCCAAGGGATTCGGTTACGGCGTGCCGTTCGAGGTGGAATGCCTCATCGGCGGAACGGTGCGTTGCTTCGTGGTGGCCCGGACGCGCCCCGTCCAGGGCTTCGGCCACGACTACCCCGCGGACCGTGCCTGGCAGGCTCTCTACGCCCACAGCGCCTACAACGGCTTCCCACGGCACGTGAGGAGCGTGGACGTGGGGCTTGTCCGCCCCTCGGGCGAGCTCGTCTCGGCGGGCGACGCCGTGGAGTTCTTCCAGCTCGTCGAGAAGGCCGCCGGGACGCCGTACTGGCTGGACCTCGAGCGCCTGCTCGGGGCGACGGCTCGGGCCCTGGACACGGAGCGGGCGCGCGAGCTGGCACGGTTCCTCGCCGAGACCCACGCCACCAGGGGCTGCGAGCCGACCCTCTACCAGCGGCGGATCCGCGAGCTGGTGGGGCACGGGGAGTGCCTCATGGGCATCCTCGACAGCTACCCGCACCCCTTCCCGCTCCTGCCCCCCGAAGAGTGCGAGGCCCTGGAGCGCGCCGCCGTCTCCTGGCGCTGGCGGCTCCGCGGCCGCGCCGGGCGCCTCTCCTGGGTCCACGGCGACTTCCATCCGTGGAACCTCCTGTTCCGGGAGGGCACCGACTTCTCGGTGCTGGACCGGAGCCGCGGGGAGTGGGGGGAGCCCGCCGACGACGTGGCGGCGCTCTCGGTCAACTACCTCTTCTTCGGGCTCAGGCGGGCCGCGCAGGTGGGTGGAGCGGGCGTGGCGGAACCGTTCCGCGGGCTGTTCGGGACCTTCATGGACACCTACCTCGGCCAGAGCGGCGACGGCGAGCTGGGCGAGGTGCTCCCGCCATTCCTCGCCTTCCGGGCGCTGGTGATCGCCCATCCGCGCTGGTATCCCGCGCTGGACGACGAGACCCGGGCGGCGCTGCTGCGCTTCGCCCGGCTGCTGATGAGGGGCGGGGCGGTGGATCCGGCCGGGATCCCCGCGGTTTTCGACCCCGCGCCGTGAGCCGGGGAGAGAGGGCGTGAGCTGGGCGATCTGGATCACCGGGCTTCCCGGAAGCGGCAAGTCGGCGCTGGCGCGCCGCGCGGCCGAGAGGCTGCGGGAGCAGGGCGAGCCCGTCCACGTGCTGGAGCTGGACGAGATCAGGACCGTCCTGACCCCATCACCCGTCTACACCGAGGCGGAGCGCGACGTCGTCTATCACGCGCTGGTGTTCATGGCGGCGGCGCTCGCGGAGCATGGCGTCCCGGTGATCATCGACGCCACGGCACACCGGCGCGCCTGGCGGGAGCTGGCGCGCGCGCGGATCCGGTACTTCGCAGAGGTGCAGCTGTCCTGCCCGCTGGAGGTCTGTCGGGCGCGGGAGGCCCGCCGGAGAGGCGGGCACGCTCCGCGGGGAATCTACGCGCGGGCGGGACGGCCGGGAGCCGCGGTGCCTGGCGTCGACGTCCCCTACGAGCCCGCCGGCTTCCCGGAGCTCGTCGTGCGCACGGACGTCGAGGACCCCGGCACGGCGGCGGGGCGGGTCGTGACGCTGGCGCGCTCGCTGGGGTCCGCCGCCCCGCCGCGCCGGGCGCCCGGCGGCGCGGCCTGGGCGGTGTGGATCACGGGGAGACCGGGCAGCGGCAAGACCACGGTGGCGCGCGCCGTGCTCGAATGCCTCGCAGCGCGAGGGCTGTCCGTGAGGGGCCTCTCCGCGCCCGAGGTGCGCCAGGCGATCCTCGCTGACAGCCTCGGGCCGGCGGCGGGTCGTGAGATGATCCATCGCGTGCTCGCCTGCGCGGCCAAGGTGCTCACGGACGCCGGGGTGCCGGTCATCGTGGACGCGGGCGCCCCGCGCCGCGCGTGGCGCGACCTCGCGCGCGGGCTCATCCCGCGCTTCGCCGAGGTGCAGCTCGTCTGCCCGGGGGAGATCTGCACGGAGCGCGAGCGGGCCGCCCGGTGGGACCTGCGCTTCACCCGACCGGTCCACGCAGAGCGGCCGCCCGAGCCCCGGGGTGTCGAGATCGTGTCCGACTACGAGGAGTCCCTGCGGCCCGAGCTCAGACTGCAGACCCACGTGCAGGGTCTGTGGACCACCGTGGAAGAGGTGCTGCTCCTGATCCGTCGCCGGCTCATGGGACCGCCGTCCATCTTTCATGTCGGGAGGACCACGCCATGCGAGTGAGAGAGTTGATGACCGGCGCCCCGATCACCGTGACTCCAGAGGCTCCGGTGTT
This region of Candidatus Rokuibacteriota bacterium genomic DNA includes:
- a CDS encoding sigma-54-dependent Fis family transcriptional regulator, giving the protein MTARRVLIVDDEADMVENCARILRRSGLRCLTALDPKEGLALVETERPDVLLTDLKMPGMDGLELLRRAREVDPTLPVILITAFATIESAVAAIKEGACDYLPKTFSVDQLTLTVERALRQRQLQEENRNLREQLQEAFGLENLVGRSAAMVQVFELIKKAARSEANILILGESGTGKELVARAVHANSPRATRPFVPVDCASLPENLLESELFGHEKGAFTGAIRTKPGLMETADGGTLFLDEIAELPLGLQVKLLRALQERQVRRVGGTAVLDVDVRVVSATNRDLRESVAKGQFREELYYRVNVIEIRLPPLRDRLGDLKLLAHTFLKKYGQERFGGFEPDTLATLEAYQWPGNVRELQNIVERACALADGDRITLRDLPDHILSGGRRHEAQPGRSVATGVAEPLTSGADLPLKEAKERWLHVLEGSYLRDLLERHGGNISAAAKAAGIDRKTFHRLISKYQIK
- a CDS encoding PAS domain S-box protein, which encodes MMRTWDDVLDRLVRHVGGRRVLALPFLRALAVVAGVTWVLLTPQSHPRWASLVVAVSGFLCYSVVLDLGLWLRPALVLRLNLLVLLADLGFALTLIGLAGAGSTLFLALLLIAGIQSYYYGTRRGVVVAAASSLAYLAVVWPTIDEIEWANIAIRITMLLGTAIGVGILAQIEDAERLKVAVLTAEARTRERFIRSVVESLREGVVALGPDGCVLAWNAAMEARHGIAEADVVGKKYEDLFPAARRESLGRAIGRLLRGEVEGFTVEAVEFETSPGGTVIANVKGSLLRQRGRPAGAVLLVEDITDRMGFERSARQAEKLAALGTLAAGLAHELNNPIGIISSRIELMLLDAESRPLPGEVRKDLEVLHRNAQRVARIAQGLLSFARQSPGEQAPVDVNDVVEETLLLVDRQISKHGIALKRNLTPGLPLVRGDGNALQQVVLNLVTNARDALAGGGEIVVETCAVPGRPAAVQVVVRDTGPGIPPETIPRIFDPFFTTKTNGTGLGLSISHGIVRDHGGTLDVESQPGKGATFIITFPGIAAEGRA
- a CDS encoding GAF domain-containing protein, which gives rise to MPDRAMTDRDTVLVIDDNERLAATLRSFVEERGYGAVAAHTGRDGLRALREHPVSLILLDLLLPDVDGISVLREAQRIAPTVDVIIVTGHATLDSAVAAVEAGAAGYVLKPLDLARLGALVDRTLERQRLQRENVRLQAEAAERLREAEALLEISGALTSALDLPEALRRCCRTLARLTGVDTAAAYLHDRETDLLHPVAGYHVPQADRDGVPIPVKDQGFSLPVWESRRPVWSVDIPGDPRFARTLFRSSRPASGVLLPLMIDDEVAGAFYLVWWKESRRLAERELGLLEHVSRQASLLLRNVRLYTQGEADRRRLQALHEVSRKLAEVHDADEVLSLLVAEATRLLAAEAAGIRLLEGDELVAVARSELAMVLMSRLRIKVGESLSGRVVATGEPIAVEDMGEDTRHDMTHKQAALRLGFHSYLGVPMRARGRTLGALNVYARARRRFSPGDVGLLSSFADQASLAIEKARLLRETQAGRELLERLHGVVLAMQESAAPADRVQAFARAVREVIGFDRAAVFLASADGAALTLAAVQGEGAEVPPTSLPVSPAAGPLYEVLRTRRPLAVLSAEALAAAPPLDPGRLAHPFLRTARFVVAPIMVGEVVIGVATADNKPSRRPIPPASVGPFGLLCQQLGAVLHEARLYEETRTQHARLAQILESTSDGVMLVGRHGRIEAANRRAGEMLGFEPAEVVGVGLDELLTGYRSLLGGWEEARAALMALLGNPERGGEGDLELQPRQRTIHWVGRPTRDASGATVGLTLTLNDVTQEREVSRMKSDFVSFVTHQLRTPLAGMRWLLELALQEPGVPEETGSMLRDAQEANQRLISLVNDLLDVSRLESGKLSLSPEATDLGQMTRSVLDELAPLARNKRHRVELAAGDGLPSVMVDPGLMRQAVLNLLSNAVKYTPAGGEIQVSIVRAGVALLWAVRDSGIGIPAESQGRLFEKFYRADNAVVLETEGTGLGLYLVRLIVERSRGRVWCESEPGRGSVFKFTIPLIERG
- a CDS encoding response regulator, which translates into the protein MSGQRLLVVEDDRFLRRACEKSLRQRGYVVSVAADGEEGLRLARAELPDLVLLDVLMPRMTGVEVLRALREAEATRGMRVLVLSNSSREEDMAEIGRLGVAGYWVKANLSLQELGDLVARVLES
- a CDS encoding universal stress protein — protein: MYSLAVVPLDGSPVAEAIIPFVLEIAGPLDLEIALVRVLQPVPPQVIEGSRHVVVEDVQARRLDAQEYLAALAAELRAKGVRAQTHVRRGDPPAEIVACAREIGADLIAMTTHGRSGLGRLVFGSVAEAVLRHSHLPVFLMRMTEAEVERRVGREVAG
- a CDS encoding response regulator, which produces MGRPGQRTILLVEDDRFLRKAAEAALRQAGFAVVTAADGEQALSVARAEAPDLILLDVIMPKLQGFEVLAALKHDARTAPIPVLMLSNLGQEQDVRRAMDGGAADYLIKANLSLQALVKRVQQGLAGGAG
- a CDS encoding universal stress protein yields the protein MKVERILVPLDGSLLAEAAIKTAVEFARDGAAAVVLLRAAEAHTLPGADPTEAQVAVVREAEEYLAAVAARLAGQGVKGIETSVWYGPPATAILEATRLQKVDLIVMTTHGRSGLGRLILGSVAESVLRGTATPVLLLRAPGAPVEAPQGAGQARPGREVTRV